The nucleotide window GCAGGGAGCCTTCCTCACCGGCTGGGAGGCCACCGGCCTCCTGGTATCCACGGGCATCTTCTTCGTGGTGAGGAACCTACCGGGGATGTGGGTGCATATGGGTCCCCTCCTGGGGCCCCCGGGGTGAGCCGGCACCGTGACAGCATGGCAATGGAGGGGCGTGATGATGGAGAGGACTGCCCGATGACCGAGGATCCCTACCCGCCCTCAGGGCCGACCGGCGGCTCGCCCTGGGAGCATCACCTGCAGCAGCCCGGGGCGGCGGGAGGCGGCCACGACGGCCCCTACGCCGCCGTCGGGAGCCACCCGCCGGCGGGGGCGCCCGATCTGCCCGGGTACCCCGCGCCGTACGGCCATCCGCCGGGCGCCCACCCCGGCTACTACGCGGGCGCCTACCCGCCGGGGGCGCACCCCCGGCCCGATGAGATGAACTGGGCGGGGATCACCTCCCTGGTCTTGTCCCTGAGCTCGTTGGTGATCTCCTTGTTCGCCTTCCCCCTGGGAGGCGTCGCCCTGGTGATCTCCCTCGTGCTGGGGATCCTCGGCCTGGGTGCGGCGCGCGAGGGCAGGGCGACCAACAGGGGCGTGGCCCTGGCCGGTGTCATCATCTCGGCGGTGCTCATCGTCCTGGGAGTCCTGGTGATCATCATCCTGATCGCCATCTTCGGCGCCTTCATCCATGGCCTGGAATCGACGCCGTGAGACACTGCCGCGGTGACCACCTCCCAGGCCCCTGACACCCAGGCCCCTGACACCCAGGCCCCGGGCGGCAGCCCCGCAGGTGCCCTGAGCCCCTCGATCGCCCAGCGCCTCAAGCGCGATCCGGCCGGCCTGGTGTGCGCCGTCATCCAGCAGCACGACACCCGCGAGGTGCTCATGGTCGGCTGGATGGACGACGAGGCCCTGGCCCGCACCCTGAGCCAGGGGCGGGTGACCTTCTGGTCCCGCTCCCGCGGCGAGTACTGGCGCAAGGGCGACACCTCGGGGCACGCCCAGTACGTCAAGGCCGTCCACCTGGACTGCGACGGCGATGCCCTGCTCATCGAGGTCGATCAGGTGGGGGCGGCCTGCCACACCGGTCGGCGCACCTGCTTCCTGGAGGGCGGGGACCTGGGCGCCGTCGTCGGCGCCCGCCCCGCCGGCGGGACGCCGGCCTGAGGAGGCGGCCCGGGGGCGGATTTGCCTCGCGAGCCCCGGGCCGACGACGATGGTGCCCATCGCCGTCCAGGCCCACCTGCTCCGGCGGATCTGTGGAAGGAGGTGCGCGGTGGCCATCGACCAGACCGGGCGTTTCGAGCAGATCGCCGCCCAGGCGCGCGCGGCCGCCGACCAGCGCGCCAGTCGCGTCCCCCTGCGCCGGATCAAGGAGATGGCACGCCTGGCCCCCGGGGCCAGGGAGGCGCGCCAGGTGCTGCGCGCACCGGGGTGCACCGTCAGCGTCATCGCCGAGGTCAAGCGCTCCACGGCCACCTTCGCCGACCTCAGCGGATGCGGCGCGCCGGGGGTCCTGGCCCGCTTCTACGCCGCCGGGGGAGCGGCCTGCGTCTCGGTGGTCACCGGCCCGCGCGGGGCTCACGGCTCCCTGGAGGACCTCGATGACGTGAGGGCCGCGGTGGAGGTGCCCGTCCTGGCCAACGACCTGGTCGTCACCCCCTACCAGGTCCATGAGGCCCGCGCCCACGGCGCCGACCTGCTCATGCTCGACGCGCGCCTGGAGCCGCTGGTCCTCCAGGGCCTCATCGACCGGGTCCACTCCCTGGGGATGTGCGCGGTGGTCAAGGTGCGCACCCGGCGCGAGGCGCTGACCACCATCGAGTCCGGCGGGCGGATCGTGGCCATCAGCGCCCGCGACCCCGACACCCTGGCGGTCGACCGCGCCCGCTTCGAGCAGGTCGCGGAGGTCCTGCCCGCCGAGGTCATCAGGATCGTCGCCGGGG belongs to Actinomyces capricornis and includes:
- the hisI gene encoding phosphoribosyl-AMP cyclohydrolase, with amino-acid sequence MSPSIAQRLKRDPAGLVCAVIQQHDTREVLMVGWMDDEALARTLSQGRVTFWSRSRGEYWRKGDTSGHAQYVKAVHLDCDGDALLIEVDQVGAACHTGRRTCFLEGGDLGAVVGARPAGGTPA
- a CDS encoding DUF4190 domain-containing protein; this translates as MTEDPYPPSGPTGGSPWEHHLQQPGAAGGGHDGPYAAVGSHPPAGAPDLPGYPAPYGHPPGAHPGYYAGAYPPGAHPRPDEMNWAGITSLVLSLSSLVISLFAFPLGGVALVISLVLGILGLGAAREGRATNRGVALAGVIISAVLIVLGVLVIIILIAIFGAFIHGLESTP
- a CDS encoding indole-3-glycerol phosphate synthase TrpC, translating into MAIDQTGRFEQIAAQARAAADQRASRVPLRRIKEMARLAPGAREARQVLRAPGCTVSVIAEVKRSTATFADLSGCGAPGVLARFYAAGGAACVSVVTGPRGAHGSLEDLDDVRAAVEVPVLANDLVVTPYQVHEARAHGADLLMLDARLEPLVLQGLIDRVHSLGMCAVVKVRTRREALTTIESGGRIVAISARDPDTLAVDRARFEQVAEVLPAEVIRIVAGGVRGPHDVMDFARCGADVVLVGEAVIRSTDPQQFVAELVAAGAHPSLLHATHREAP